A genomic segment from Polyangium mundeleinium encodes:
- a CDS encoding SLC13 family permease, translated as MSHLPTLAVFVATYVLIAFRRLSLLPIGRPAGALVGACAMVVLASIEPRWGIDAKAAFAAVEPNTIGLLLGMMLLAAALAEAGFFEMAASFLLARKPSPVGLLYGTTIASGLLSAVLVNDPVCVLFAPVVDATARRAGLPRVPYLLALAMGANAGSAMTLAGNPQNMLVAHLSGLSYRSYLLRGGPAGFLALLVTAATLHWLFRKQLRPTSSAAIDADAPVAARSRGELTLALVVILGVSIAFLAGANLAFAALTGAATLLVLRRRDPASLFSGVTWTVLVFFGALFIVAAAFQRTGLVDETLAAARPFIPADRGAAMAALSAMFTLGCQVVSNVPFILLAEPMIRTLPDPTLAWTVTAMATTLAGNLTLLGSVANIIVVEAAHAEDEIGFVTYLRAGLPVTVASMVVAIGYLLLVS; from the coding sequence ATGAGCCACCTGCCCACGCTCGCCGTGTTCGTCGCGACCTATGTGCTGATCGCCTTTCGGCGCCTGTCGCTCCTGCCGATCGGCCGACCCGCAGGCGCGCTCGTCGGGGCGTGCGCGATGGTCGTGCTCGCGTCGATCGAGCCGCGCTGGGGCATCGACGCGAAGGCCGCGTTCGCCGCCGTCGAGCCGAACACGATCGGGCTGCTGCTCGGGATGATGCTGCTCGCGGCCGCGCTCGCGGAGGCCGGGTTCTTCGAGATGGCCGCGTCGTTTTTGCTCGCGCGGAAGCCCTCGCCGGTGGGCCTGCTGTACGGCACGACGATCGCCTCGGGGTTGCTCTCGGCCGTGCTGGTGAACGATCCGGTGTGCGTGCTCTTCGCGCCCGTGGTGGACGCGACGGCGCGGCGGGCGGGCCTTCCCCGCGTGCCGTACCTGCTCGCGCTGGCAATGGGGGCGAATGCGGGCAGCGCGATGACGCTCGCGGGAAACCCGCAAAACATGCTGGTCGCGCACCTGTCGGGGTTGTCGTACCGGAGTTATCTCCTGCGCGGGGGGCCAGCCGGCTTCCTCGCGCTGCTGGTGACGGCGGCAACGCTGCACTGGCTCTTCCGGAAGCAACTGCGGCCGACGAGCTCCGCGGCGATCGACGCGGACGCCCCCGTCGCGGCCCGATCGCGCGGGGAGCTGACGCTCGCGCTCGTCGTGATCCTGGGCGTCTCGATCGCCTTCCTCGCCGGCGCGAACCTCGCGTTCGCCGCGCTCACGGGCGCGGCTACCCTCCTCGTCCTTCGCAGGCGTGATCCCGCGTCGCTGTTCTCGGGCGTGACGTGGACCGTGCTCGTCTTCTTCGGCGCGCTCTTCATCGTGGCGGCCGCGTTCCAGCGCACGGGCCTCGTCGACGAGACGCTCGCCGCGGCGCGGCCGTTCATCCCGGCCGATCGCGGCGCCGCGATGGCCGCGCTCTCCGCGATGTTCACGCTCGGCTGTCAGGTCGTGAGCAACGTGCCCTTCATCCTGCTCGCCGAGCCGATGATCCGGACGCTGCCCGATCCCACGCTCGCCTGGACCGTCACGGCGATGGCCACGACGCTCGCCGGCAACCTCACGCTCCTCGGCTCCGTCGCGAACATCATCGTCGTCGAGGCCGCGCACGCGGAAGACGAGATCGGGTTCGTCACGTACCTCCGCGCGGGTTTGCCCGTGACGGTCGCCTCGATGGTCGTGGCGATCGGCTACCTGCTGCTCGTCAGCTAG
- the ribA gene encoding GTP cyclohydrolase II, with protein sequence MYVPDVVIRPRLEILAKAPVPTQTGLFEMMVFRYGEQSAESGLSPDHVALVMGDVRGRSSVLVRVHSECLTSEVFGSLKCDCRGQLEAAQAEIARRGQGVVVYLRQEGRGIGLSNKIRAYDLQARGHDTVDANRMLGLPDDARDYAPAAAVLEHLGVASIQLMTNNPLKVQALRQLGTRVEAREPSIVGTNPFSQGYLEAKRVRMGHSLPPVDAALIASAENIDAE encoded by the coding sequence ATGTACGTCCCCGACGTGGTGATCCGGCCTCGGCTCGAGATTCTAGCGAAGGCTCCCGTCCCCACGCAGACCGGTTTGTTCGAGATGATGGTGTTCCGGTATGGTGAGCAATCCGCCGAAAGCGGGCTCTCCCCGGACCATGTGGCGCTGGTGATGGGCGATGTGCGTGGGCGGTCGTCCGTCCTCGTCCGGGTGCACTCGGAGTGCCTGACGAGCGAGGTCTTCGGCTCCCTGAAATGCGATTGCCGTGGGCAGCTCGAAGCGGCGCAGGCCGAGATCGCGCGGCGGGGGCAGGGCGTCGTCGTGTACCTGCGCCAAGAGGGCCGGGGCATCGGCCTTTCGAACAAGATCCGCGCGTACGACCTGCAGGCGCGGGGGCACGACACCGTGGACGCGAACCGGATGCTCGGGCTCCCGGACGACGCGCGGGATTATGCGCCGGCCGCGGCGGTGCTGGAGCACCTCGGCGTCGCCTCGATCCAGCTCATGACGAACAACCCGCTCAAGGTGCAGGCGCTCCGGCAGCTCGGCACGCGGGTCGAGGCGCGCGAGCCATCGATTGTCGGGACGAACCCGTTCAGCCAGGGGTATCTGGAGGCGAAGCGGGTGCGGATGGGGCATTCGCTGCCGCCGGTGGACGCGGCCTTGATCGCCTCCGCCGAGAACATCGACGCCGAGTGA
- the glmU gene encoding bifunctional UDP-N-acetylglucosamine diphosphorylase/glucosamine-1-phosphate N-acetyltransferase GlmU, whose product MTTQASPSLTAIVLAAGQGTRMKSAKPKVLHTLCGRPMVDYAIEAALAAGCGDVVVVVGYGRDELAAHLTKAFGDRVRTAVQEAQRGTGDAVRSALPALDPAAERVLVLCGDTPLLDPAELVRLAGSIEGGAPLAMLTAMTEDPTGYGRVLRDAEGNIFAVREQRDATEEERRVREVNTGVYVARAGFLRESVAGLLPNNAQGELYLTDIVAVASKAGGVASVRAESAAALVGVNDRAQLAAAEDILYGRIADRIRRAGATVRATARIDATVVVEPDAVIEHYVVLRGKTRIGANARIDVGSVLTDVEVAPSALVKPYSIASDSTIGENAQIGPFSHLRPESRVEAEAHIGNFVETKKTVVRRGAKANHLAYLGDGDIGEGANIGAGTIFCNYDGFKKHRTEIGAGAFVGSDSQIIAPVRIGVGAYVGTGTTVTRDVPDDALAISRVKQENKEGYASRLKARLKAGAAKKPSGG is encoded by the coding sequence ATGACGACCCAAGCCTCCCCTTCCCTCACCGCCATCGTCCTCGCCGCCGGGCAAGGCACCCGCATGAAGAGCGCGAAGCCCAAGGTGCTTCACACGCTCTGCGGCCGTCCGATGGTCGACTACGCCATCGAAGCGGCGCTCGCCGCAGGGTGCGGGGACGTCGTGGTCGTCGTGGGGTATGGCCGGGACGAGCTCGCCGCGCACCTCACCAAGGCGTTCGGCGATCGCGTGCGGACGGCGGTGCAGGAAGCCCAGCGCGGGACCGGGGACGCGGTGCGGTCGGCCCTGCCGGCGCTCGATCCCGCGGCCGAACGCGTGCTCGTGCTCTGCGGGGATACGCCGCTGCTCGACCCGGCCGAACTCGTGCGGCTCGCGGGCTCGATCGAGGGCGGCGCGCCGCTCGCGATGCTGACGGCGATGACCGAGGATCCGACGGGCTACGGGCGCGTGCTGCGTGACGCCGAGGGAAACATCTTCGCCGTGCGGGAGCAGCGCGACGCGACCGAGGAAGAGCGGCGCGTGCGCGAGGTGAACACGGGCGTGTACGTGGCGCGCGCGGGGTTTTTGCGAGAATCGGTGGCGGGGCTCTTGCCGAACAATGCGCAGGGCGAGCTGTATCTGACCGATATCGTGGCCGTCGCGTCGAAGGCGGGCGGGGTCGCCTCCGTGCGGGCCGAGAGCGCGGCGGCGCTCGTGGGCGTGAACGACCGGGCGCAGCTCGCCGCGGCCGAGGACATTCTGTACGGGCGCATCGCGGACCGGATCCGGCGCGCGGGCGCGACGGTGCGAGCGACGGCGCGGATCGACGCGACCGTGGTCGTCGAGCCGGACGCGGTGATCGAGCATTACGTGGTGCTCCGCGGGAAAACCCGCATCGGGGCGAATGCGCGGATCGACGTGGGCTCGGTGCTGACGGACGTGGAGGTCGCGCCCTCGGCCCTGGTCAAACCCTATTCGATCGCGAGTGATTCGACGATCGGCGAGAATGCGCAAATCGGGCCGTTCTCGCACCTGCGCCCCGAGAGCCGCGTCGAGGCCGAGGCGCACATCGGCAATTTCGTGGAGACGAAGAAGACCGTGGTCCGCCGCGGGGCGAAGGCGAATCACCTCGCTTATCTCGGCGACGGCGACATCGGCGAGGGCGCGAATATCGGCGCGGGGACCATTTTCTGCAATTACGACGGGTTCAAGAAGCACCGCACCGAGATCGGCGCGGGCGCGTTCGTCGGCAGCGATTCGCAGATCATCGCGCCGGTGCGGATCGGCGTGGGCGCGTACGTGGGGACGGGCACGACGGTCACGCGCGACGTGCCGGACGACGCGCTCGCCATCTCGCGGGTGAAGCAGGAGAACAAGGAGGGCTACGCGTCGCGGCTCAAGGCGCGTCTCAAGGCGGGCGCGGCGAAGAAGCCGTCGGGCGGCTGA
- a CDS encoding lysophospholipid acyltransferase family protein: MKAKLVSLWNWFEIFAVVTVSTGAVAVVFVTTAPFDRVRKITGRFFRICGTMLVRLNPLWSVKVSGWQRPRNSGPFIVVANHQSIADIPAISYLPWEMKWLSKESNFKVPGLGWMMSMAGDIPLRRGERESAKSAMERCKWYLDRGMSVMIFPEGTRSSDGELKPFKDGAFRLALETGIPILPIAVAGTRHAIPKNSWVFGVKCQARIEVLPPIDVKGMTLDDLDTLRDRVRGDISAAFERLGKWMPTLPSEADGESEARQVTAPAAFEASPPA, encoded by the coding sequence ATGAAGGCCAAGCTCGTTTCGCTCTGGAACTGGTTCGAGATTTTCGCCGTCGTGACGGTGTCGACCGGCGCCGTCGCGGTGGTGTTTGTCACGACCGCACCCTTCGACCGCGTCCGCAAAATCACGGGCAGGTTCTTCCGCATTTGCGGCACGATGCTCGTCCGCTTGAATCCGCTCTGGAGCGTCAAGGTCTCCGGCTGGCAGAGGCCCAGGAACAGCGGGCCTTTTATTGTCGTCGCCAATCACCAGTCGATCGCCGACATCCCGGCGATCAGCTATTTGCCGTGGGAAATGAAATGGCTCTCGAAGGAGAGCAATTTCAAGGTCCCGGGCCTCGGCTGGATGATGAGCATGGCCGGCGACATCCCGCTCCGCCGCGGCGAGCGCGAGAGCGCGAAATCGGCGATGGAGCGCTGCAAATGGTACCTCGACCGCGGCATGAGCGTGATGATCTTCCCTGAAGGCACGCGCTCCTCGGACGGTGAGCTCAAGCCCTTCAAGGACGGCGCCTTCCGCCTCGCCCTCGAAACCGGCATCCCCATCCTGCCCATCGCCGTCGCCGGCACGCGCCACGCGATCCCCAAGAACTCGTGGGTCTTCGGCGTGAAATGCCAGGCCCGCATCGAGGTCCTGCCGCCCATCGACGTGAAAGGCATGACGCTGGACGACCTCGACACGCTCCGCGACCGCGTGCGCGGCGATATCTCGGCGGCCTTCGAACGCCTCGGCAAGTGGATGCCGACGCTGCCCTCCGAGGCGGACGGCGAAAGCGAGGCTCGCCAAGTCACGGCTCCGGCCGCGTTCGAAGCCTCGCCCCCCGCCTGA
- the holA gene encoding DNA polymerase III subunit delta — MTPEQAIQEATKGTLRPVYLVLGEERYLADKVVHALREATMRGGIAGFNEDKFTAGEASVDAVLSASKMVPMMAKRRFVLARGLERWEKKGDSDDDEGGGKSASEGKRGAKDASPLDALAEYAKAPASTTVLVLSASKLHAQRKIVTAAKKEDFLVNCEPVSRKALPTVVRQMSKERGHDIAPDVADHLAEIAGPELGYVADAIERLSLFVGEGKPITEDAVVTMVMKVRPGSVWDLVDALTRRRLDKALAVLAEVVDSKDGGLPLLGLVASNVRKMVKMDSALRAGSNVNEAAARAGIPPFKAQETAQTLKSLPRGTLPTWVRLLAEADRALKGSKRSPQAVLETMLISMCR, encoded by the coding sequence GTGACGCCCGAGCAAGCCATCCAGGAAGCCACGAAAGGGACCCTGCGGCCCGTCTACCTCGTGCTCGGCGAGGAGCGGTACCTCGCCGACAAGGTGGTGCACGCCCTCCGCGAGGCGACGATGCGGGGCGGCATCGCGGGCTTCAACGAGGACAAGTTCACCGCCGGCGAGGCGAGCGTGGACGCGGTCCTCTCGGCCTCGAAGATGGTGCCGATGATGGCCAAGCGCAGGTTCGTCCTGGCGCGGGGCCTCGAGCGCTGGGAGAAGAAGGGCGACAGCGACGACGACGAGGGCGGCGGCAAGAGCGCCTCGGAGGGCAAGCGCGGGGCGAAAGACGCGAGCCCCCTCGACGCGCTCGCCGAGTACGCGAAGGCGCCGGCCTCGACGACGGTGCTCGTGCTGTCGGCGTCGAAGCTCCACGCGCAACGCAAGATCGTGACGGCGGCGAAGAAGGAGGACTTCCTCGTCAACTGCGAGCCCGTGAGCCGCAAGGCGCTGCCGACCGTGGTGCGGCAGATGTCCAAGGAGCGGGGGCACGACATCGCGCCGGACGTGGCCGATCACCTGGCGGAGATCGCCGGGCCGGAGCTCGGCTACGTGGCGGACGCGATCGAGCGGCTGAGCTTGTTCGTCGGGGAGGGCAAGCCGATCACGGAGGACGCGGTCGTGACGATGGTGATGAAGGTCCGCCCGGGCTCGGTGTGGGACCTCGTCGACGCGCTCACGCGACGGCGGCTCGACAAGGCGCTCGCGGTGCTCGCGGAGGTCGTGGATTCGAAGGACGGCGGGCTGCCGTTGCTCGGGCTCGTGGCCTCGAACGTGCGGAAAATGGTGAAGATGGATTCGGCGCTGCGGGCGGGGTCGAACGTGAACGAGGCGGCCGCGCGCGCGGGCATTCCGCCGTTCAAGGCGCAGGAGACGGCGCAGACGTTGAAATCGCTGCCGCGGGGGACCTTACCCACGTGGGTGCGCCTGCTCGCGGAGGCGGATCGAGCGCTCAAGGGCTCGAAACGCTCTCCGCAGGCGGTGCTCGAAACGATGCTGATATCGATGTGCCGGTGA
- a CDS encoding YqjF family protein, translating into MSPTMIDRLSPAERPPGRPAGFQRWRTLLFLHWEVPAEAIARLLPPELSVDTFEGKAWVGVVPFTMRDVAPRWSPSVPGISHFHELNVRTYVHLRGKDPGVWFFSLDAAATIAVAVARAGWHLPYHRASMTLDIAGNTVDYRSKRLFPGPTPAAFEARYHVGESIGSAKPGTLTHFFAERYILYARTRSGLSLGRVHHVPYPLHEVKVESWRDGMVAAAGLPAPAGEPLALYSPGVDVDVYKLVPVV; encoded by the coding sequence ATGTCCCCCACCATGATCGACCGCCTCTCTCCGGCCGAACGTCCGCCGGGCCGGCCCGCCGGCTTCCAGCGGTGGCGAACCCTGCTCTTCCTGCACTGGGAGGTGCCGGCCGAGGCGATCGCGAGGCTCCTGCCCCCCGAGCTCTCGGTCGACACGTTCGAGGGAAAAGCGTGGGTCGGGGTCGTGCCGTTCACGATGCGGGACGTCGCGCCCCGCTGGTCTCCGTCCGTGCCGGGGATTTCGCACTTTCACGAGCTGAACGTCCGGACGTATGTGCATCTCCGCGGCAAGGATCCGGGCGTCTGGTTCTTCAGCCTCGACGCGGCCGCGACGATTGCGGTGGCCGTCGCGCGCGCCGGCTGGCACTTGCCGTACCACCGCGCCTCGATGACGCTCGACATCGCGGGGAACACCGTCGATTACCGGAGCAAGCGCCTCTTCCCCGGACCCACGCCGGCTGCATTCGAGGCGCGTTACCATGTCGGAGAATCGATCGGCTCCGCCAAACCCGGCACGCTCACGCATTTCTTCGCCGAGCGGTACATCCTTTACGCCCGCACCCGCTCGGGTTTGTCGCTCGGGCGCGTCCACCACGTGCCGTATCCGCTCCACGAGGTGAAGGTCGAATCGTGGCGCGACGGAATGGTCGCGGCCGCGGGCTTGCCAGCGCCCGCAGGCGAGCCGCTCGCGCTCTACAGCCCCGGCGTCGACGTCGACGTCTACAAGCTCGTGCCGGTCGTTTGA
- a CDS encoding hybrid sensor histidine kinase/response regulator — MTKKDAEASSTPPDPIVAHDLILRVEEAEATLSAIRAGEVDALVISADGAPRVFVLRGADHAHRTLLESLNEGAMTIAGDGTILFANRKLAEMLERPLGKVLGASLSGFVGPEEAEELSALLAQAKGGSAKGEISFTQASGAQLPVMLSIQDAGEDDPTFTGVATDLTPLKAAEAALRQVNDELEARVAARTAELVKANEALREADRRKDEFLSMLGHELRNPLAPILTAAEMIRMSTQGDARVERFRSVIERQARNLSRLVDDLLDVSRITRGTITLQTKLVDLGTIVRSALDAARPLVDASGHTLRVSLPAAPVLVQGDPTRLEQVIVNLLNNAAKYTEHGGQIALSVEQGPAGVTTTVKDNGIGMPEDLLPRVFDLFVQGERALDRSQGGLGIGLTLVKSLISMHGGSVEARSEGVGKGSEIVVRLPHVRRDGPSAKAHAAEEAPASAQRALVVEDNTDAADMLSELLGLWGYDVRAAQSGEEGVSLAATFRPHVVLVDIGLPGMDGFEVARRLRATRPTSKALVIGVSGYGQEADRRKAEEAGIDHQLMKPLDPQVLQGLLTRAKKPGARSS, encoded by the coding sequence ATGACGAAAAAGGACGCCGAGGCGAGCTCCACACCTCCGGACCCGATCGTCGCGCACGACCTCATCCTGCGTGTCGAAGAAGCCGAAGCAACGCTTTCGGCGATCCGCGCGGGCGAGGTGGACGCGCTCGTGATCTCCGCCGACGGCGCGCCGCGCGTGTTCGTGCTGAGAGGCGCCGATCACGCGCATCGGACGCTGCTGGAGAGCCTGAACGAGGGCGCGATGACGATCGCCGGGGACGGGACGATCCTCTTCGCCAACCGCAAGCTCGCCGAGATGCTCGAGCGCCCGCTCGGCAAGGTGCTGGGCGCGTCGCTGTCGGGGTTCGTCGGGCCCGAGGAGGCGGAGGAGCTCTCCGCGCTGCTCGCGCAGGCCAAGGGCGGGAGCGCAAAAGGGGAGATCTCGTTCACGCAAGCAAGCGGCGCGCAGTTGCCGGTGATGTTGTCGATCCAGGACGCGGGCGAGGACGACCCGACATTCACCGGGGTCGCCACGGATCTGACGCCGCTCAAAGCAGCGGAGGCGGCGCTGCGGCAGGTGAACGACGAGCTCGAAGCGCGCGTCGCGGCGAGGACGGCCGAGCTCGTGAAGGCGAACGAGGCGCTCCGCGAGGCCGATCGGCGCAAGGACGAGTTCCTCTCGATGCTGGGGCACGAGCTGCGCAACCCGCTCGCGCCGATCCTGACGGCGGCGGAGATGATCCGCATGTCGACGCAGGGCGACGCGCGGGTCGAGCGGTTCCGGAGCGTGATCGAGCGGCAGGCGCGCAACCTGTCGCGTCTCGTCGACGACCTGCTCGACGTCTCGCGCATCACGCGCGGGACGATCACGCTGCAGACGAAGCTCGTGGATCTCGGGACGATCGTGCGGAGCGCGTTGGACGCTGCGCGGCCGCTCGTCGACGCCTCGGGCCACACGCTCCGGGTGTCGCTGCCGGCGGCGCCGGTGCTCGTGCAGGGAGATCCGACGCGGCTCGAGCAGGTGATCGTGAACCTGCTGAACAACGCGGCGAAGTACACCGAGCACGGCGGGCAGATCGCGCTCTCGGTCGAGCAGGGCCCGGCGGGCGTGACCACGACCGTGAAGGACAACGGGATCGGGATGCCCGAGGATCTCCTGCCGCGCGTCTTTGATCTGTTCGTACAGGGCGAACGTGCGCTCGATCGATCACAGGGCGGGCTCGGCATCGGCCTCACGCTGGTGAAGAGCCTGATCTCGATGCATGGGGGCTCGGTCGAGGCGCGGAGCGAGGGCGTGGGCAAGGGCTCGGAGATCGTGGTGCGCCTGCCGCACGTGCGGCGCGACGGCCCGAGCGCGAAGGCGCACGCGGCGGAGGAGGCTCCGGCGAGCGCGCAACGAGCGCTCGTCGTCGAGGACAACACGGACGCGGCGGACATGCTCTCCGAGCTGCTCGGGCTCTGGGGCTACGACGTGCGGGCCGCGCAGAGCGGCGAGGAAGGCGTTTCGCTCGCGGCGACGTTTCGTCCGCATGTGGTGCTGGTCGACATCGGCTTGCCGGGGATGGACGGGTTCGAGGTGGCGCGGCGGCTGCGCGCGACGAGGCCGACGTCAAAGGCGCTGGTGATCGGCGTGAGCGGGTACGGGCAAGAGGCGGATCGACGCAAGGCCGAGGAGGCGGGCATCGATCACCAGCTCATGAAGCCGCTCGATCCGCAGGTGCTCCAGGGGCTGCTCACGCGCGCGAAGAAACCGGGCGCGCGGAGCTCGTAG
- a CDS encoding circadian clock KaiB family protein, translated as MGGSDQDDGRREGTTPAASGGTNDSWEQALADNLQETYVLRLYVVGNSPRSRWAIRNVRRLCDEHLVGRFDLEVHDLNQEPWLARDAQIIAAPTLVRERPLPVQRLIGSLSDVQRVLVGLGLPPHEQGDP; from the coding sequence ATGGGGGGGAGCGATCAAGACGACGGGCGCCGCGAAGGAACCACCCCAGCGGCCTCGGGAGGCACGAACGACTCCTGGGAGCAGGCGCTCGCCGACAATCTCCAGGAGACGTACGTCCTCCGGCTCTACGTCGTCGGCAACTCCCCCCGATCGCGATGGGCGATCCGCAACGTGCGGAGGCTCTGCGATGAGCACCTCGTGGGTCGCTTCGACCTCGAGGTGCACGACCTGAACCAGGAACCGTGGCTCGCGCGCGACGCGCAAATCATCGCCGCGCCGACGCTGGTGCGGGAGCGGCCGCTGCCTGTGCAGCGCCTCATCGGCTCGCTCTCCGACGTCCAGCGTGTCCTCGTGGGTCTCGGGCTTCCTCCGCACGAACAGGGGGATCCATGA
- a CDS encoding circadian clock KaiB family protein, which translates to MTSPVNGIHADVSPDVWDLRLYVAGQTRKSLLALSNLKRLCEEHLAGKYRIEIVDLLQHPQLAEGDQILAIPTLVRRLPEPIRKIIGDLSNTERVLVGLDIRPR; encoded by the coding sequence ATGACGAGCCCCGTGAACGGGATCCACGCCGACGTGAGCCCCGACGTATGGGACTTACGGCTCTACGTCGCAGGCCAGACGCGGAAGTCGCTCCTCGCGCTCTCCAACCTGAAGCGGCTCTGCGAGGAGCACCTCGCAGGGAAATACCGCATCGAGATCGTCGATCTGCTCCAGCACCCGCAGCTCGCAGAGGGGGATCAAATCCTGGCGATCCCCACACTCGTGCGGCGGCTGCCCGAGCCCATCCGGAAGATCATCGGGGACCTGTCGAACACCGAGCGTGTGCTCGTGGGTCTCGACATCCGGCCTCGCTAG
- the kaiC gene encoding circadian clock protein KaiC has translation MDTYESVKILSTTVESSNVLKKTPTGIKGFDEITVGGLPRGRTSLVCGSAGSGKTLFAMEFLVRGATEHGEPGVFLAFEETAVELAQSVASLGFDLDALVARKLLAIDFVHVERSEILETGDYDLNGLFVRLACAIDSVGAKRVVIDSLETLFSALGDEGILRSEFRRLFRWLKDRGVTAVITGERGDGTLTRHGIEEYVSDCVILLEQRVHERVATRYLRVVKYRGTMHGTNEYPFLIDAGGISVVPVTSLGLAHHASEARMSTGVPRLDAMLDGKGIYRGTSVLVSGTPGTGKSSLAAHVVHSACRRGERCLYFAFEESQGQFVRNMRSIGVDLQPWIDQGRLLFQASRPTLFGLEMHLASMHRLVETFEPDVVVIDPVTNFSMVATEFEVRAMLMRLVDFLKSREITTIFTSLTGGSGTLEGTDIGISSLMDTWLLVQFLEGSGERNRGLYVLKSRGMAHSNQVREFHMGSHGIDLLDVYVGSSGVLTGSARQAQEAKERAESITRQQEIERKQRDLTRKRAQVEAQILALRAEFEAEEQEVLAVVEQDKRREVSLSRDREQMARLRQADPSKQQNGGAR, from the coding sequence ATGGACACATACGAATCTGTCAAGATTCTGAGCACGACGGTAGAATCATCCAATGTTCTAAAAAAAACTCCGACCGGTATCAAGGGTTTCGATGAAATCACGGTCGGGGGACTCCCGAGGGGACGCACGTCGCTGGTATGCGGGAGCGCGGGATCGGGCAAGACACTCTTCGCAATGGAGTTCTTGGTCCGCGGCGCGACCGAGCACGGCGAGCCAGGGGTCTTCCTCGCGTTCGAGGAGACCGCCGTGGAGCTCGCGCAGAGCGTCGCCTCGCTCGGCTTCGACCTCGACGCGCTCGTCGCCCGCAAGTTGCTGGCGATCGACTTCGTGCACGTGGAGCGGAGCGAGATCCTCGAGACCGGGGACTACGACCTCAATGGCCTCTTCGTGCGGCTCGCCTGTGCGATCGACTCGGTCGGGGCGAAACGCGTGGTCATCGACTCGCTGGAGACCTTGTTCTCGGCGCTCGGCGATGAGGGCATCCTGCGCTCCGAGTTCCGGAGGCTTTTCCGCTGGTTGAAAGATCGCGGCGTGACCGCCGTCATCACGGGCGAACGCGGCGACGGCACGCTCACGCGGCACGGAATCGAGGAGTACGTCTCCGATTGCGTGATCCTGCTCGAACAACGCGTGCACGAGCGGGTCGCCACGCGTTACCTGCGCGTCGTCAAATACCGCGGGACGATGCACGGGACGAACGAGTATCCGTTCCTCATCGACGCCGGAGGCATCTCGGTCGTGCCCGTGACCTCGCTCGGGCTCGCGCACCACGCCTCCGAGGCGCGCATGTCGACCGGCGTGCCGCGCCTCGACGCCATGCTCGACGGCAAAGGCATCTACCGCGGGACGAGCGTGCTCGTCTCGGGGACCCCGGGCACGGGCAAATCGAGCCTGGCGGCGCACGTGGTCCACAGCGCCTGCCGCCGCGGCGAGCGTTGCCTCTACTTCGCGTTCGAGGAGTCGCAGGGCCAGTTCGTGCGCAACATGCGCTCGATCGGCGTCGACCTCCAGCCGTGGATCGACCAGGGCCGGCTCCTCTTCCAGGCCTCCCGCCCGACGCTCTTCGGGCTGGAGATGCACCTCGCGAGCATGCACCGGCTCGTCGAGACCTTCGAACCGGACGTCGTCGTGATCGATCCCGTGACGAACTTCTCCATGGTAGCGACGGAGTTCGAGGTGCGCGCGATGCTCATGCGGCTCGTCGACTTCCTGAAGAGCCGCGAGATCACCACGATCTTCACGAGCCTGACGGGCGGCAGCGGCACGCTCGAAGGGACGGACATCGGGATCTCGTCGCTCATGGATACGTGGCTGCTCGTGCAGTTCCTCGAAGGCAGCGGCGAGCGGAACCGGGGGCTCTACGTGCTCAAATCGAGGGGCATGGCGCACTCGAACCAGGTGCGCGAGTTCCATATGGGATCCCACGGGATCGACCTGCTCGACGTGTACGTGGGGTCCTCGGGGGTGCTCACGGGGTCGGCGCGGCAGGCGCAGGAAGCCAAGGAGCGCGCCGAGTCGATCACGCGGCAGCAGGAGATCGAGCGCAAGCAGCGCGATCTCACGCGGAAGCGCGCCCAGGTCGAGGCGCAGATCCTCGCGCTCCGGGCAGAGTTCGAAGCAGAGGAGCAGGAGGTCCTGGCCGTCGTGGAGCAGGACAAACGCCGCGAGGTCAGCCTCAGCCGCGACCGTGAACAGATGGCCCGTCTTCGGCAGGCGGATCCGAGCAAGCAGCAGAATGGAGGTGCCAGATGA